CAAGAGCGGGGCAGGGGCGCAAAGAGACCCGGGAGGGGGCTCTGCCTAGGAGAGTGATGGCATGAGCGTGGCCAGGACCCGGTGGAGGTGGTGAACAACGGGCAGGTTCTggattttttgttatattttttaaattttgataaaatatgcataacatacaATTTACTACCTTaaactgtacaattcagtggtttttagtatatttattatGTTGTGTTgccatcaccactaattccagaacattccatcaccccaaCAGAAGCCCCGTCCCCATTAGCAgtcatccccaccccttccccagcccGACCACCAGGAAACCACTCTCTGTCTGTGGacgtgcctgttctggacatttcacatcaatggaatcacacaccgtgtggccttctgtgtctggttctctcactgagcgTTGTGTTCAGGGTCCATCcacggtgtggctgtgtcagggctTCACTCTTCAGGGCTGCGTCATATTCCATTGTGAGTGGACATGTGTGGATCCATTCTGCAGCTTGTGGacacttgggctgtttccacccTTTGCCTACTGTGAATCATGCTGCCGTGAACGCGCATGGACACGTTTCTGCTCTGGTGTATTCTGGAAACAGATGAAAGAGTTGGAGGGGGCTGGcgtgaggagaagagaggagctgGGGACTGGGGGGTCCCAGCCTGAGCACCTGGAAGGATGGAGCTGAGGGTGTGGGAGGGAAATTCAGAAGCTTCATTCAGCTCAGAGGCCCCCATGTGGGAGCGTTGGGAGGGGGCCCAGAGAAGAAGTGGGAGGGCTGAGCCCCAGGTCGGGGTGCACGGAGCAGGGGTCAGGGCGGTGCCCTCTCACTGCGGGACCCGCCCAGGCGTGCCCCGCCCCCTCTTCCAGCCCTTGCAGTCCCGTCCTGGCACCCTCAgcccggggtgggggagggagtggtCTGGATGGGGCCAGGGCTGGCCAGCACAGTTGCCAGGACACCAGGGCGCCCTTTGTCGCTGTCAACAATAGTCCCCAGGCCTTCTAGGCCAGAGCGCCCCGGGACCCACAGACAGACATGGAGAGCCTGCAGCGGGAGGCTGCCCGGCCCTACGTCCGCCGGGGGACCCTGGAAGTGGACTTCCCGGCCCCTCTCTACAGGTGGGTGCCTGCCTGCCCCCGGGGGCGACCTCTCCGGGTCTCAGGCGTTTCTTCCTCGTACGAGGCCGGTTGGTGCTGCACCCTCCCCATCCTACCCCGGCTCTCCTGCATCTCCTGCCCCACCCGCGCCGGTACCCAGCTCCCCCGGCGGGCAGGTTGTGCACACGGGAGTGCTCGCCACGTGCGGACAGGCGCACACAAGCAGCACAGGAAGCAGGGGTCTGCGTGCGTGCCCTGCAGCCGCTGTGGGAGCATCCTGTCCCtgctttggaggccagaagtcagggATCCAGGGGTCAGCTGGGCTGCTACCTCCTAGGCCGTGAGGGGGATTCTGTCCCGTGTGCCCCCAGCTTCCCGTGACTTGCTGGCGATCCTGGGCGTCCCTCGGCATGTAGCTCCatcactccagcctctgcctgCATCATCACAGACCTCCCCGTCTGTCCGGCTGTGGCCAGACTCCCCTCTGCGGACAAGGTCGCCCGCCGTGGCCAGGGTCCCCCTCCCCCAGTGTGAGCTCATCTCAACAAACTACACCCAGGCAGACCCCACTTCCAAAGGGCATGTCCTGAGATTCCGAGTGGACGTGAACTTGGGGGACACTTTCAGGAGAGCGTCCGTGAATAAGTGACTGTTGAGATAAACTATATGGATTACTACACAGCTCTAAAAAAGTAGATGGGTGAATGCCCTTTGTGCTGCTCTGTTTCCGAGAAAATTAGGTCAAAAAAAAAGATGGGACACCATGAGTGAGGCAGATCCCCACACAGGTGTAGTGGCACgggcgcgcgcgcacacacgtgcccactgccgcCTTCTggaagcaggcagaagaaagagtgGCAGCCCAGGGGCAGGGGGCTGGCGGCTGGGGTCagaggggacacttgttttcatgCTATTATTGATTTAAATACCAGGAGATCTCTTGACTCTAGACCAAAACGGCATTCATTTGTCACGAGAAGAAACTTTTTCTAGCTATAATGGGatgttctttgtctttttaatgaGGGATAATTGACAACACAGACTCACTGTTCACTGTTACTATTTTAGACTGAACTGCATTTGACAAAGCACATGCATTTTGCAGTTCAGAAACGTTCACTGCCAAAGAGTGGGGTACCACACATGATCTCGAGGTCCCCCTTGGGGTGGCCAACCGAGTCGGTGTCGGGTTCCTGAGGCTCACGTTCCAGAACTgcccagttttttctttttttcttaaaatgaccCCAGAAATACTTAGAAAATCTACTGAAGCAATTTCCATTGCAGATACATTCTGTGTATTTCATCGGTATAAGGTTTATCCATACaaaaggtttattttatttatttatttgtttatttatttgtgaggaagatcagccctgagctaacatccatgccaatcttcctctttttgctgaggaaggccggctctgagctaacatctattgccaatcctcctcctttttttcccccaaagccccagtagatagttgtatgtcgtagttgcacatccttctagttgctgtatgtgggacgcggcctcagcatggccggagaagcgatgccttggtgcacgccgggatctgaaccccgggccgccagtagcggagcacgcgcacttaaccgctaagccacggggccggccccaaaagattTTATTTCAGTATCAACAGAAGGGTTATTTTCATGCTTAAAGCTTTGTAGCTGCTTTGCTTGACTTAAAGGTCCTATtagaatcaactttttttttttttttggtgtggaaaacAGGTAAATGTAAATTGTTTGCTAAAGTGAAAATGTGAGCGTGGACATTCCTTAAAACATGGTTTATATTTCAAAGTAAGTTTTCTTGTAATATTCCTGTTAAAAAGGAAAATCACTTGAACTGGAGTTAATAATCTGGTAACTTCCATCCTGCTTTTATGTTTGCGCATCCAGAAAAAAATTGCTTCTTTTGTTGTTGCTGGTGGTCAGTAATGCacgtatttgttttttctttttaaccttttgAGCCCCTTCACCTGTTtctcccaccccctcaccccgcctctggcaaccacaatgTTCTCTATGAGCTCGTTCTTTGTTTTCTAGATTCCACGTATAAAAaagatcatacagtacttgtcttgctctctttcactgagcatgatgccctcaaggtccatctgtgttgttgcaaatggcgaaatttcatttttttctggctgaataatattccattatatatatatgccacatctccttgatccattcatccattgatggacacttaggttgtttccgtgtcttggccgttgtgaataatactgcagtgaacacaggggtgcagatatcttttcaagttagtgttttcatttccttcaaataAATACCCGGATGTGGAAtcactagatcatatggtagttctatttttttttttgaggaccctccatactgttttccatagtggctgcaccaattcacattcccaccaacagtgcacgagtgtttccttttctccacaccctaaCCAACACTTGTTAatgcttgtctttttgatgagagccattctgacaggtgcaagcactcaaccgctaagccatggggttggCCCATAATCGgatctttttttttgctattgagttgtatgagttctttatatattgtggatattagTCTTTTAACagatacgtgatttgcaaatatcttctccccttCAGTAGGTtgcgttttcattttgttgatggtttccttcactgtgcagaagctttttagtttgatatagtcccacttatttgtttttgctttggtcGCTTTTATTTTGGgtgtcagattttaaaaaatcatcgccaagaccaatgtcaaggagctcactccctatgttttcttccagttttatggtttcaggccttaagttcaagtctttgatccactttgagttgatttgtgtgtgtcgtgtaagatagtggtccagtttcattcttttgcatgtggctgtccagttttcccagcaccatttattgaagacaccgTCCTTTCCtcactgtatattcttggctcctttgttgtaaattaattgaccatatatgcataagTTTATGTCTGGgcttctgttctgttccattgatgtgtgtgtctgtttttatgccaatacagtactgttttgattactatagctttgtaatgtagtttgaaatcacggagcatgatgcctccagctttcttcttctttctcaagattgctttggctattttgtttttttatggttCCATAAAAATCTGTGGattattctatttctttgaaaaaatgccattggaattttgatagggattgcactgaatctgtagattgttttgggtaatatggacattttaacaatattaattcttccaatccatgagcatggaatatctttccgtttgtgtcttcttcagtttctttcatcaatgtcttatagttttcaacatttcccattacatttatgattttatttgtcctctctctttttttcttaatgagtctagctaaaagtttgtcaattttgtttatcttttcaaagaaccagctcttagtctccttgatcttctctattgtctttttagtctccatttcatttatttctgctctaatctttgttatttccttccttctactatgTTTGagtttcatttgttcttcttcctcTAGTTCTATGAGATGTAAAGTTAGgtggtttatttgagatttttcttaaagtttcttgaggtaggcctttaTGGCTATGAacatccctcttagaactgcttttcctgcatcccacaaattttctgttatatttccattttcatttgtctcaaggtatttttttatttcttttttgatttcttctttgacccattggttgttcagtaacatgttgtttaatctccacacacTTGTCAAGTTTCCAGTTTTCTTAAtgtaattaatttctattttcaaacccttgtggtcagaaaagatgcttgataatgatttcagtcttcttaaatttattaagatttgttttgtggcctaacatatggtctatcctggagaatgttccatgtgcacttgagaagaatgtgtgttttcctgcttttggatggaatgttctgtatatgtctcttaagtccatctggtctaatgtgtcatttaaggccactgtttccttattgattttctgtctggatgctctatccattgatgtacctggaggtattaaagtccccaactactattgtgttgctgtcagtttcctcctttaggtctcttaatatttgctttatgtatttaggtgcttctatgttgggtgcacaAACATTTACAAACATTCTAtccttgttggattgacccctgCATCATTATGTAATGATGATTCTCTTtgttattacagtctttgttttaaagtctattttgtctgataggaggatagccactccagctttcttttggtttccatttgcatgaaacacctttttccatcccttcactgttAGTCTGTGTCCTTACATCTAAAGTGATGTAAGATAGAGAAGAGTCTTGTTTTGTTATCCATTCAGCTGCTCtctcttttgattagagaatttagtccatttacatttaaagtaattattgataggttgtacttattgccattttgttaattttttttttttctggctgttttgtgatGCCAAAacattctgttcctttcttcttctcttctttcctcccttgtGTTTGGTAACTTTCTCTAATGGAATGCTTAGATTCctcattatcttttgtgtatctactgtaggtgtttgctttgtggttaccatgagtctCACATATAACAGCCGGTATATAtatcagtctattttaagttgatagcaaGTTAAGTTTAAACGCATTCTAAATCGCTACATTTTTACCCCCCCAAACAcgttttgtttttgatgtcacatttgacattgttttattttgtgtatcccttaactaattaactaacttatttttcctgcttttgtctctaaccttcatactagctttgtaAGTTATTAATCCActacttttactatatatttatgattgtcaATGAGGttcttattttcatatgttttcctgttactaattacatcctttcttttcagcttaaagaagtccctttaacatttctcctgaggccagtttagtggtgatgaactctttgACCTTTTGCTTGGCTGGAAAACTCTCTACCTCTCCTGCAGTTCCGAATGATAACCTCGCTGGATAGTTTTCTTGGAAGTttcttcctttcagcactttgaatacatcatgccactcccttctggcctgcaaagtttctgctgagaaatctgctgatggtCTCATGGGGGTTCTCTTGTaggtaacaagttgtttttctctcgCTGCATTTAAGATTCTCCCTTTAACTTTTGGCATTTTGATTATAATGCGTCTTGGTGTGAGCCTCCTTGGATTCATCTTGTTTGGAACTCGTTGGGCTTCCTAGATCCGGATGTCTGTCTCCtgccccaggttagggaagttttcagccattctgtCTTCCAACAAGAttgctgcccctttctctctctcttcgccttctgggacccctataatgcGAATGTTGGTCTGCTCGGTGTTGTCCCATAAGCCCCTTATGCGATCttcagttttattcacttttctcTCTGCTGCTCTGACTGGGTGAGTTGCACCACCTTGTCTTCAATAGACGGagcctttcttctgcttcatctcgTCTGCCGTTCCACCCATTAGTGTATTGTTCCACGTGGTCATCATATATAcacaactgaactgaaaaatcctACCCTTTATGAGACCTGTGGGTCTAGTTCTCCACAATCTGATCAAGACTGCTGGAGGGAGGGCTCTGAGCCGGGCACTCTGTGCAAGTCAGAGATGGGAGCATTCTTTCAGTGCCTGCTGCACCATTCTGGGGCAGACCCCTCATCCTCTGGGGGGATTTCCCAGGAACAGGCTCACCAGGTCAAAGCACAGGCCCATCTTTGTCCCTCTCGGGCAGCGCTGCTGCCAGGATGTGTTCCAGAAGGAACTTCCATTTGAGGTTCTGCTTGAGCAGGTTTCCCTGCAGCTCCACCAGCTCTGGGGTtcatctcttttcttcatttttagtaGTAACGGTCCCTCCCTGAGGCTTGACTGTTGCCATCGTGAGCGTATTTCCACTCCCTTCTCTGCACTGCAGCCTCTGTTCCTTAAACTGTCCcctgctgccccagggcctttgtatgtgccactccctcctcctcggGGAAGCCCTCCTGGTGCTCTCAGCCCAGGGCCGGCTCTGGCACCAGAGGCCCCTGGAACAGGTACTCACGTGTAGCTACACAATTTCTCCTTTAAACGTGAGCTCAGCCTCCCTCCCAGCTGGCCCAATGACTGGGTGGGGAACGATGGCACAGGGTTCTCTGAGGGTCTTCCCAGGAGCATGGGCCCACCCACACGCTTTTCCTGTGTCCCCAACCCATGGCTCAGGCCAGACCAATGACCACTCACTCAGCATCAGCCGAGACCACTTCCTCCTGGTGCACCTCCAGGCCAGGGGGGCTCCCTGGAGGAAGGGGCCTGCAAGTCTGAGAGGCTGGACAAAGTAAGGAACCCAGGAGTGGCCAGAACCCTCATCCCTCCCTGGTGTCCCCTGGGGGAGAAGCAAGAAACCTCCCTGAAAGGTTTAGGGAGGATCCTGGGAGGTTGGGGAGgttggagcagagaggaggggcaACAAGGGGGcagcctccccctcctctgccagCCAGGGTAGGGGTGTCCAGTGCTGAAGGACGGATAGGGCCGAGTGGGGACGAAGCAGGACCCCACGCTGCAGGCCAGGCCTCTGCACCCTCAGTGCTGACTATACACGGCAAAGAGGGTGAGAAGGCCCATCCCAGAGATGGGCAAGCCGGGGCTCAGCCTgtcccctgcccccgccccggCCCTCAGCGATGACTACCTGTCCCTGGAGGGGCCCCGCTGGGCGCCGGCCATCAAGCAGGCCACACGCTGGAAGTACACGCCCATGGGACGCGACGTGGCCGGCCAGCTATGGTACACTGGCCTGACCAACTCGGACCCCCGCGAAGCCTGGTACACGCTCCCGCGGGCCCCGGAGAGCCCCTATCGTGAGGCTTATGCCCGCTGGCACGGATGCTACAGCCACCGGGAGCGGAGCATGCCCTCGGGTGAGCGCCCGGCCAGCCCTGGGGGAGGGCGAGGGCCAGAGACGCAGAGCTGACCCCCTTCCTGCCCGCAGCCTACACCCAACACCTCCGCGAGGCTGCCTGGCACGACCCCGTCGTTCCCGCACAGCACGAGGCCCCCAGCCCGCGGTGGGGGAGCGCGCTGCGGGCAGACAGAGCCGTCCGGGGCCAGGAATACGGTGAGGCCAGGGccggggccagggccagggccagggctggggcgggctgggggctggggctggggtgggccgGGGACAGGTGGTGACCAGGTCCTGGCCTCCAGTGGTCAACAGGCACCAGCTCAGGGTGGAGCCGCCGAGGCGGGTGTCCGACTACGTGCCATCCCTGTCGGCGCCCCAGCGCCCGCGCTGCACCCGCCAGCCCCACCGCCACTGGGACCTGCAGCCCTACTGTCCCTCCACCGGGCGGCCACCCACTGATACAGACCCGCTGTGACGCCAGCTCCGTGCATCTGTCTGCGTCGGGGACGGGCCCGGGCGCTCAGATAAGGGAGCCACCGACCACCACcccggcccctgcccctccccgcccGCCCGGCCCCAGCAAACAGCCACTGAGGTCCTCGCCCCCACGGGTGGCTCTTTATTCACTCGGGGCAGCCCCTGCCCGGCCCGCCGAGCCCCCGGGGCAGTCCCGCTGCCCCCATGGCCGGGGCTGGGCCCAGCCCCCCGACCCCGAGGCTGGGGGTCCCGGCAGGTTCAGTGACGACGCTGTCCCCGACCCCAGCAGGGCTGGGTGTGAGCTGTGAACTGGGCTGAGCTTAGCGCAGCCCCTGGGTTCGGGGACCTGCACGTCCTGCCCCCACACAACAGAGAGAGGGCCCCCCAAATCATCCAGAGAGCCAAGATCGGGGCACCCCCAAACCCACGAGGACCCCATGGGCCCTGGATACCGGGGGCCCTATAGCTTGCTGTCCCTGCCCCAGTGGGATAAGCCACCAGGGTCCTGCTCATCCTGCCCGTGCCCACCGACCCCGCAGCCAggcaggggtggaggggtggggggtccCAGAGGAGCAGGGGGCCGCCCCCGGCCTCACTGGACATGGAATGTGCAGTCGCGGTTCCTCTACACAGGGCGGGGCCACGTTGGGGTGTCAGGGCCGGGCTCCAGGGTCCCCTGCAACAGAACGGGGTGGGGTTAGTGGGGGGGCCTATCCGTGTCCCACCACCCGGGACtggtttgggggttttttttgggaGGGCGGGCTACAACTCACAGCTGTGCACGCGGATGGGCCAGATGAGGAGGCTGCACAGAGAGAGGGCGGCCGCCACGCCCACGCCGCCCGTCACGGCCACCATCACCCAGTGGTAGAAGCCCACGCAGGCCCTGCAGCACAGCTCCACGCTGCGGGGGACACAGTGGTGAGCGGACGCCTGCGGCACCTCCGGCCCCAGCCTGGacccccctccccactcctcccatctaGGCCGTGGGCAGCCCAGCCTTTCTCAGTGCTCAGGCCAGAACCAGGGGctcaccctccaccccctgcTCCCCGCTGCATCCCACCCTTCAGCCAATAATGTCGGATCTGCTTTCAAACTTACCCCAGCCCCGCCCACTTCtcccccctcctctgcctccagctGGTCCCCCATCATCGCCCCCCTGGACCAGCTCAGTCACCTCCATCCTGGTCCCCACAGGCTGTCCTCCCCGCAGCAGCCACTCCCCTCAGCGGCTGTGAGCCCCTGAGTCAGGTCCCCCTCCTCTGCCCGCAGCCCTCCAGGGCTCCCACCTACCTCGGGGGAGAAGCCCACGTCCTCCCTGCTGCCCCCCAGGCCCTGCACGACCTGCcccgtcccctccctgccctccctcctc
This portion of the Diceros bicornis minor isolate mBicDic1 unplaced genomic scaffold, mDicBic1.mat.cur scaffold_67_ctg1, whole genome shotgun sequence genome encodes:
- the TEKTIP1 gene encoding tektin bundle-interacting protein 1 — translated: MESLQREAARPYVRRGTLEVDFPAPLYSDDYLSLEGPRWAPAIKQATRWKYTPMGRDVAGQLWYTGLTNSDPREAWYTLPRAPESPYREAYARWHGCYSHRERSMPSAYTQHLREAAWHDPVVPAQHEAPSPRWGSALRADRAVRGQEYVVNRHQLRVEPPRRVSDYVPSLSAPQRPRCTRQPHRHWDLQPYCPSTGRPPTDTDPL